The following proteins come from a genomic window of Sporichthyaceae bacterium:
- a CDS encoding helix-turn-helix domain-containing protein, which translates to MAGRPRDRRAQIIAAAADQFHRVGYNRVGTGDIATAVGITAGALYRHFRSKQELLSEIIVDRVEHLEAAFNSTAHESMSDVTRALTGHALDYRDLGVLWQRESRQLPGPERDKLRHRGRELALRLARRIRADRPSLTDQQAELLAWSVFAVVASPSHNKVELPRPRFDELLAATADAALRAPLTARTRRSPARPSIDRTLLLDRASRREMLLDAAVELFARDGYQQVTMEDIGAAVGIAGPSIYHHFTGKPEILDAAITRGTQWLQFLLAQVLGSAGTPKEASAALLRGYATFVLPHSALIEVLLNETPNLPEDRRHATRRAQYEFVTDWVRLLHHDRPHSDPTELRAVVLAELTIINNIARTQHLAADPAVVDDLVSVCSTIQQHTSREAGGTDSRSD; encoded by the coding sequence CGGCTATAACCGAGTGGGGACCGGCGACATCGCCACCGCGGTCGGCATCACGGCCGGCGCGCTCTATCGGCACTTCCGCAGCAAGCAGGAACTGCTCAGCGAGATCATCGTCGACCGGGTGGAACACCTCGAGGCGGCGTTCAACAGCACCGCGCACGAATCCATGTCCGACGTCACCCGCGCGCTCACCGGGCACGCGCTGGACTACCGCGACCTCGGGGTGTTGTGGCAGCGCGAATCCCGGCAGCTGCCCGGCCCGGAGCGCGACAAACTGCGCCATCGCGGTCGCGAGCTGGCTCTGCGGCTGGCCCGACGCATTCGGGCGGATCGGCCTTCTCTCACCGATCAGCAAGCGGAACTGCTGGCGTGGAGCGTGTTCGCCGTCGTCGCGAGTCCGTCGCACAACAAGGTCGAACTTCCCCGCCCGAGGTTCGACGAGCTCTTGGCAGCCACGGCCGATGCGGCACTGCGGGCTCCGCTGACCGCGCGGACCCGGCGTTCCCCCGCTCGACCCTCGATCGACCGCACGCTGCTGCTCGATCGCGCCTCGCGCCGCGAGATGCTGCTGGACGCCGCGGTCGAACTCTTCGCCCGCGACGGGTACCAGCAGGTGACCATGGAGGACATCGGCGCGGCCGTGGGCATCGCCGGGCCGAGTATCTATCACCACTTCACCGGCAAGCCCGAGATCCTCGACGCCGCCATCACCCGCGGCACCCAGTGGCTCCAGTTCCTCCTCGCGCAGGTGCTGGGCTCGGCAGGCACGCCCAAGGAGGCCTCGGCCGCGCTGCTGCGCGGCTATGCCACGTTCGTCCTGCCGCACAGCGCGTTGATCGAGGTGCTGCTCAACGAGACCCCGAACCTGCCCGAGGACCGACGCCATGCCACCCGGCGCGCCCAATACGAGTTCGTCACCGATTGGGTCCGGCTGCTGCACCACGACCGGCCCCACTCGGATCCCACGGAACTGAGGGCCGTCGTGCTGGCCGAGCTGACGATCATCAACAACATCGCGCGAACTCAGCACCTCGCCGCGGATCCCGCGGTTGTCGACGACCTGGTCAGCGTCTGCTCGACCATCCAGCAGCACACGAGCCGAGAGGCCGGCGGCACTGACAGCCGGTCAGACTGA